The DNA window ATCTTTATAAATAACCTAAAACCCCTTATCCTTCACTTCTTCCCACCCAACGGGAAGAGCCCAATCACCCACATTCTCCTCACTTGCACCCAAGAAGCTAAGCCCTGGTGAGGAATATCTCATACCTTCACGTGTTAGAGTCCATAAATCCACCACCTCCAACCCCACCCGGGATCTCAGTGCTAAGGTTTCTCTAGTCAGCTTCTTCTGCCATGCTCTGCAGTGGCTAATCCACCCTTATCTCTCCCCCCAATGATGAGTAGGTGTGGTGGGGGGATCTAGGCAAGAAGAAAGGGGCCATGAAGATGCTGCCTCCCTCCATGCCAAACCCCGCATCTCTCAGCTGCTGACCTTGCCTCCTATTTCATGGCGAAAACTGAAGGCTTCAGGTGGACCCTTACTTCTTGACACTAACCCGCCACCCTGCACCCATGctggcttctcttcttcctccctgtccTGAAGCCACGCCTGTGCCTAGCACTGGTTCCATCACCTCCTCCCTCCTTGGAGACCTCACTCTGTCAATCACCTCTCTATCCTGCCTCCCAAACTTAGACTTCCTCTTAGCAACCAGGCATGTTCCACTATTTGCTGTCTTAAGACACCTCACGTCTCCCTTCAGCAactcctctgtctccccctcaCTAGCTAGCTTCCCCAGCAGCATCTGACCCAGCTGCCCCCACCGTGCCTGGGTGGTCTTCCTGGTTTCCAGACTGTCATGCTGTCCTGACTTGCTCCTCTGACCGCACTTTTCAGTCCCTTCTAccactctcctctctcccccagtGGGAGTCCTTCCAGCTCCAATCCCAGctgcactttctctcttcttctttacTCTCTCTCCTTGGGACGTATGCACTCCCAAGGACTAAAGACCACCGTCCCACACTCATAAAGCTCAGAGCTACATCAGTCCTCCAGGCTTCTCTGAACTCCAGACCCTCAGACCCAGCAACCTCCCTGAATCTCCACAAGAATATCTCCCGGATTCCAACCATTTCTCACATAAAACCCCTCTCTAATGCTGCCCCTCCATCTTCCCAGGCAAAAAGGAATCTAGGGgccatttccttctccttcttgatCCCTGCAATCCATGGCCAAGTCCTGTCCAGGGTCCCTGCTGTGTGTCTTGACTCCAACCATTTCTCTCACCTCCAGTGCCCCCATTCATGTCCAAACCCCTTTCACCTAGCCCACTGCCACAACCCCCTCTTTGCTTCCTCTGGCTCAGGGAATCTTTTAAAACGTGGACCCATCTCTGCACTGCCGGAGTCACACACCTCAGGAGATGGCTGTGACCATTACTCcaccctacccccccaccccaactcactTGCAAAGCCAGTCGTTGATGCCACGGTCAAAGTGCCTGTGGGAGGAGAGCGGATGGGTGTGAATCAGCCAGGAGTAGAGctcagggggaatgggagaaagagGCTACAGGAGGGTGAGGATCCCTGCGGTGTTTCCCGCGGATCTCACACTCACGTTTCAGCGAAGACATAGAGCGCTGTGATGCACTTGGGAGCCTGAGGTGGGTCCAAGTGGTCAAGGCGCGCCACGGTGTTGACCACGCCGAAGAGGACGGCAGCCTTCACCCAGTCGTACACCAGGTTTGAGTAGGCCAAGCCAGCTGGGGACAGGGTGTCGTCACTGCCTGGGGGGAGTCATGTGGGTCTCCGCTCCCAGGATCCCCCAAATTGTGGTGGGAAGGCAGGAAACCGGGCCCTACCCTACAGCCTCTCTCCGCAGGTCAGGTCGTAGAGGAGGCCCTGGCAGACCGGCACTCACGGAGGCCACACCCCCATTTCCTGGGGGAGGAGCTGGTACGGCCCGCCCCAGGGAGACCCCATTGGGGCAGTGGAAATCAATCCGAGGCCCTTGCGAGGCAGGCTCTGCAGCTATCGCTCTGGCCTCACAGAGCAGAGCTAACTCCAAGTCCCAAGCATTTCATAGAGTAAATCCCGGCTCCCCCACCCTTGGATCGGTGCTGTGCCCTTTCAGCTGTCAGCTCCCCAGCAATGACGCCCTGGGGCGCAGAgggtctgtctttctgtctttcccagCCCCGTGTTCTGGCCCAGACGAGCACCCACCGAGGGCGCTGTCCGGGAGGCGGTTGGCAAACTTGAGGTCACTGGGGATGGTGAGGATGTAGAAGAAGTGGAAGAAGATGTCCACGGCCATGATGGCCACGACGCTGAGGCCGGCCTGGGCCTGGATGCGCCACAGCTCACCCTCGCGCCTCACCGGCTCCACCTGGCTCATCTGGGAGATGCGAAGTGTCTGAGTGGGGAGGCAAGGCCTGCCGGAGGAGGGTCTGAATGGGGGGGGGTCACCAACTGGGGATCCGTGGGTGAGGGGAGAGGTGGCTTCATCCTGGCGGCCCTCCCTGAGCCTGGAGTCACTTCCCCGGCTTGTGACCCCTGTCTGAGCAGGGAATGTGGCCCCAAGCTGGGGTCTGAGGAGGCTGGATATTACAGCTTCATCCTGGAGTCATGACTGAAGGTGAGGTCGCAACCTATCCTGGGAGCCCTAGCTGAGATGGGAGCCCCTGTCTGGAGAGGGAGACCCAGCCCTGCTCTGGAAGCCCACAGGTTGTCCACTCACCTGGGCGTGGAAGCGATCAAAGGTCATGATGGgcccaaagaagaagaaaggcaggtaGAAGTTGTACTTGAGCAGGTCAGCTAGGGAGTAGTGGCGGTCAGGGTGGGCACAGCTCTCCAGCACGAAGCTGGCACAACGCAGTACCGTGAAACCACTGCCCCCGTGAAACAGCACCTCTTGAAGATCAAAAGTGCCTGTTACCAACCCGCTCTGGATGGGAGAGAACAGGCCGCCAGCTCACCAGTTGCCCCTGTCTCTGGGAAGCCCACCCAGCTTCCCACAGGGGCCCAGCCtcatccttctccctcctctcttgcAGAGCCACTGAGGGCTCATTCATGTTAACTGTTTGGATAGCACAGGGAACAAGCAGGACATGTCCTCGCTGTGGCGGAGGGGACCACTCTGTGGGCAGGCATGTGCCCCAGTCAGAGACTTGGAGACAGGTGGGAAGTGAAGGAAATGCTTGGGGAGTCTCTGGAAATGAGGGCTTTGGATGGGGTGAGAAGTTGGGGTCCTAgtccttccccctctctacccttccccctccccactgcacacCTGCCAGGAGATTAGGGGATCCAGCTTGAAGGAGGCAAGGCTGGCCAGACTGAGGCCAAGACAGAGCCAGGGCTGGCCCAAGAGTGAGGCCAAGTAGAGGCTGACACAGTGGCCAAGCAGTAGCAGCAGGTACCAAGGGCCCATTGTGCCCAGCACAGCCAGGGCCCCATACACGGCATACATCCAGGAACGGAGCTGTGGACAGGGAGAAGGGATGGTTTATCTATCCATACAAATGGAGGTGGGACCCCCAACACTTGTAGCTCAGGGGGAGCTGGCAAGGGAGGTTGGGGTGGCTCAGGTTCAACTCACCTGGGGGGCAACCATCGTGCAGAGTTTAGCAAATAGCACGTGTCCAGAGAGGGCGAAGATGATGACGTTGCGGAAGGAGGTGAACCACATCACCCACTCGAAGTCAGCCACGTCCTGGGGCAGGCCGGGGCAGTTAAGGAGGGGTAGTGGGGCAGGATGGGCTGGTACTTtggctgagcagagccccagcaCCTCCCCAACCTCCGTATTCTTATGCATTAGAGGACAGCCATGGCTGGAGGCCCTCGCCTTCTCCTCTGGGGGAAGTACCAGCCAGGTAGGTAGAGAGAAATGATGGATGGGGTGTGTGAGCTGCCCTGCCCCTCTGTTCGGCATATTGCCTGACATTCCACCATTCATGGCACTGTTCCTGGGAAAGACGGTGCTGGGGGCCCCTGCTGAAACATGTCTCAATTTATTTCCTAAATGAGCAGTGCCTGGGGGCAGGCTTGATGTGGCCCCAGGAAGACACAGGGTGGACCAGTGGAGAAACAGAAGACTCTGAGACTCAAGCCAGAGACCCTCCTCACCGTGAGCCCTCTGTTACATGGGAACATCTGGAATGGGGAGAGTTGGAAAGGGTCTGGGATGTGAGAGACAT is part of the Mustela nigripes isolate SB6536 chromosome 2, MUSNIG.SB6536, whole genome shotgun sequence genome and encodes:
- the HHATL gene encoding protein-cysteine N-palmitoyltransferase HHAT-like protein, which codes for MGIKTALPAAELGFYSLVLSGALAYAGRGLLEASQDGAHRKAFRESVRPGWEYIGRKMDVADFEWVMWFTSFRNVIIFALSGHVLFAKLCTMVAPQLRSWMYAVYGALAVLGTMGPWYLLLLLGHCVSLYLASLLGQPWLCLGLSLASLASFKLDPLISWQSGLVTGTFDLQEVLFHGGSGFTVLRCASFVLESCAHPDRHYSLADLLKYNFYLPFFFFGPIMTFDRFHAQMSQVEPVRREGELWRIQAQAGLSVVAIMAVDIFFHFFYILTIPSDLKFANRLPDSALAGLAYSNLVYDWVKAAVLFGVVNTVARLDHLDPPQAPKCITALYVFAETHFDRGINDWLCKYVYDHIGGEHSEVIPELGATVATFAITTLWLGPCDIVYLWSFLNCFGLNFELWAQKLAEWGPLAQIEASLSEQMSRRVRALFGAMNFWAIIMYNLVSLNSLEFTELVARRLLLTGFPQTTLAVLFVTYCGVQLVKERERTLALEDEQMQDKEKPE